GTGTGAATAAATTTTTGAACATCCTGATATGTTTACTTTTACCTTTAACAGGATGGAGTTGGTGCTAAAATAGCAGAAAAGATCGATGAGTTCTTACAAACTGGAAAACTAAGAAAACTTGAAAAGGTGAGTCAAGGTGTTAGGGAATACACAACTCCTTCCactctgtattttattttattttaacttcatGGCAGAAGTGATACTAAGTACATATGTCAACAACCTAAACAGAGTGAGTGTTCAGCTTTATATGTTACTTTGTTATGAAGTAACAGAACTCCACCAGTAGAGCCGGTTAAATGCTTAAGCTCCCTGCTCTtcctgtaaaaaagaaaaaaatgtcaattttactACACAGACTGATTAATCTGACTTATTTTCATCTAGATCAGAAATGATGACACCAGCTCTTCCATAAATTTCCTCACCAGAGTCACCGGAATCGGGTATGTTGGTAATATTACCAAATGGGACCAACTCAGTTGTTGctgcttttgatttttattatgcATTCAATTATATTGCTTTGTTATAACAAAGTATATGTGTTTTGACCTTTAGACCTGCTGCTGCTAGGAAGTTTGTTGAAGAGGGGGTGAAAACATTGGATGGTTTGTACCGCAAATACCGTAGATCACATAACATTTACATATTCTCTTTAACAATTAAACTCACCAAAATAATGTTAGACCtaatttacagatttctttgtgtttaaggTTTTGAATAACTTGCAGGAAACATTAAAGtgctatttttatattttatgtttcttttagaTTTGAAAAAGGTAGAGCACAAGCTAAATCACCACCAAAAGATTGGACTCAAGTACGTTTGTCTGAAAATGCTTTAggtttattatttctattttatttcagttgtcTTCTGTTAGAGCAtacagtatttatgttttatggtgCATTTAGGTACTTTGAAGAATTTGAGAAAAGGATCCCAAGAGTTGAAATGGAAAAGATGGAGGTGATTTTGCTTTTGATAATTTctgatgtctttttaaaattattttatttacagtttttttttaactgtaatcttttgttttgtttttaaggtaCTTATTCTGGGGGAATTAAAGAAAATTGATCCAGAATATATCGGAACAATCTGTGGAAGCTATAGGAGAGGTACTTTCATCAAACTGATATTCAGTCTTTAATTTTTAAGAGTGgctcatctttttaaaatgatatttctAATTTCCAGGTGCAGCATCGAGTGGTGATATTGATATTTTACTGACTCACCCAAATTACACTTCTCAAACAGAGAAGCAGGTAAAACCTAAACATATACTGTTGCTCGCTTACAGTAAATAAAGTATGTTGGTAAGAAGAAGTGGATCGTTTTTTAACTAATTGAACTTTCTCTGTTTCCAGCCAAAACTTCTTCATGCTGTGGTCGATCATTTGGAGTCCGTTGGGTTTGTGACCGACACTCTGTCCAAAGGAGACACCAAGTTCATGGTGAGGCCTCTGGTGTTTGTTTTCCTAGGTGCAGTCAGCTGTAGCTATCTTAATGTGACTGGTAATGAAGTTTGTGTTGTAATTCCACCCATCCCCTTTAGCGGATGACTGTTCCCATAATGTACTTCCTCTGTTTGTTTAGGGAGTCTGCCAGCTGCAGGACACTGATGATGACGAAGAGGAAGAACATCTTCACAGACGCATTGATATTaggtaaactttttttttatactctTGGGATATTTATCTGATATATTTCTGGTCAGAAACTTATAAACATGAACATCAGATTGATTTTGGTCTTATAACAATGCATTCAGGGTGGATTAAAGTTAAAACTTATTCTGGGATTCCTACAATCTACACAAGATCTAAATTCTAACCTCAAGCTCAAATATGTACACCACAACCCTATTCAGTCAAATCTCCTTTAACAAGTTGCAGAGAAACCGCACATGATTTGTAGCATTGAGATTAATGATTTGGAGAGGCCATTCAGGAAGTCTTCAGAAACTAGTTTAGACTAGGGtcagaaattaatttcaattaattaattagattttaactTGTTACAAACTTTAACTCAAGTAGtcaccttttttgttttgtttacataaaaGGTTCCAGCTAAACCCTTTGTATTCATGCGTTTCTGGCACACTCATACATCTGATGTACAAGTGGCATCCGCAAACACCAGTGATGGAcgacaaagctgcttctcttgacCCACTGGGGTCTTATTCCTGATCAGAAATTGATCTGATGAGATGCTGGAAAAGACTTTTGTTGTGTGTACATTGTGCAAAAAGGAGTTGGCCTATCAccgaagctattcaagcctaaaataacATCTCAAGgcaaaacatgttgcagcaagCAGAGACATCCCCAATGCTAATGTCCGTATCTACAGTCCACATTTCatgaaacacttgaaagctgaatgggtataatagcactttgcaccaatctgatggttcAATAACCTAAACAACAGATTAGACtatggagggaaaaaagacTATGGTCAGAGGAGACTGAACTTCttagcagcaacaacagccAAGGTGGTGGTAGCATCTGCTGAGGATCCATTCACTACCAGTAGTACTGGTGTATTGCACAAATTTCATGGATTGATTGAACCACTTCAACTCAAATCAACAGCTATCAGCggtgcccaaagtcagtccttGAGGGCCAGCATCCTgtacgttttagttctctccctggtggtagtaacaaccttttcagcatgtcagtgttcttcttaggccttctaacgagccatcattggatccaggtgcgttaaaccagggagaaaactaaaacatgcaggatgctgaCCCTCGAGGatcgactttgggcacccctagATGGTTGAAACATAGATACAGTTGAATGTTCCAGCTATAAAATTATCCAAACCAAAAATCCAAACTGGTTTTGAAATGGATTAAGCCATGCTTAAgctattgaaaacattttaactgtgTGTAAAAACCAGGTGTATGCCAGGAAACCAACATATATGAATGAACTCTAAAACTATTGATAAAAGGAATCGCCAAATATCCAGGAAGAGAAATACTATCAACTTAccaaaaatgttacagtttCTGCAGCTTGTGAAGGgagatttaaacaaatattgGTGCAGATATGAATGTGATTAAATCTGTATGTGTACAATAACACAAAGGGCCAGGGGAAATACTTATTTAGTCTTTAACATACTGGCTTTGTGTTTATGACATATTTTGAGAAACTATTTTGAGGTTCCATTTAGAACTGAAATctgtagtaatttttttttttttaaatccaatcaTTCTTGATTTTTGCCAGGTTAATTCCCAAGGACCAGTACTACTGTGGAGTTCTGTATTTCACTGGAAGTGACATCTTTAATAAGAACATGAGGACACACGCTCTGGAGAAGGGCTTCACTCTGAACGAGTACACCATCAGGCCACTTGGTGTCACTGGTGAGTCTCTGTCAGCTGCAAGTAATTGAACGCTGTTTCACTTTGTAACTTcagccaaaagtgattttgctGATTGTATTGATTGCAGGAATGGCGGGAGAGCCTCTGTTGGTGGACAGTGAGAGAGACATCTTTGAATACATCCAGTACAGATACAGAGAGCCGAAGGATCGTAGCGAGTGAGGGAAATCGACAGCAGTCCTGCAAACATGGATTAAACAAAAGGCATCtagtttgtttcttcttttccacTTACTCATGACACTGAAAAAAGAGTAAATGTgaaaagaattttaattatAAGAGTTGGATGTTTTCCCCAAAAGATCTTCACATTCTGgacttaatatttatttataacactTCACCTTCATGCCTCATGAAAGtgcttctgctttatttttaggGTTTTAAATCATGTCAACTGTAGTTTGTTTAcctcatttttagattttgtttttggtaaactAAAAGGGAGTTATAAATGTACATGAGCCATTTAAGGTGGATAGtctgttgcattttgtttgtaCATCCTGAATGTGtgtggttttgatttttattattgtactacattaatattttagtttgaagTTTAGACAGAATGAAAATGTTACAATAATGCGCCATTGGATTGACGAGTAGCAATATGGTAATCAAACCAGATGAGAGTAGTCTTCTCagcatttaaatttgattttgttgaaTAGTAGGTTTAATTAACCTATTGTATGAGATGAGGAAAAGACAACATCCAGTGTTTTATCATGTCAGAATGTGTCCTTTTTTCAAGGAAGGCAGCAAAACTGAAACTTAGATTATGGTAACTTTCAGGTTTGTCTTGCAATATCTGCAAATATGTCAGAAGttatttaagaagaaaatgaaacgtGAAGCAATGCTGTCActaaattgaaataaactggAAGAAACAGTTAAATTTTAACGTCTATCTGCCTGTTGCTTCTTCTTGAATTTTGTTCAGTAATATATCGGAGTCTAAACATTTTGGCATTTTGCACATCATCTTGGTAGTCTGTTGTCCatctccagtcctcgagggcaaGATTTACACTTGTTGCTGCACCAAATGGCTAAATTAACTCTGCAGCATCTTACCAAGTTCTTCAACAGCCTCTATTGACCCTATCATTTGAATATGAGCATGAAACCAAGGAAACATTTTACTAATACAGAACTgcacaaaactgattttttaatGTCATTGGTCTACATGATATtatcatttgtctttttgtctgtgTCAACTATCACATATGATCAGTTGGTTAGACATGAGGTGCCTGTCAGTCTGGATTTTCAAGtcccaaatatttttacttttggtaTTCTGCACCACCCATCGGTGGTGGAGTGGTATTCTGCACCACTCCAGCTACTTGGCTTaagttttaaaggttttttgtgcagtttgcCTGGCATCGTCATAAGAACCTGCTATTAGTTTTAATAGCGGGGTCTCTTAAGACCTAAATTTTGATTCCTGTCTGGCATCGTAGACCTCAGTCTCTGCTTTTTTTGCAAATCATGCATTTTCTTGTGCTGCCAACGTTACTCCCTCATTATTGCACTTATCCCCAGTTCCTTCTTAATACTGGTAGGGAATctctatatttttaatttcctcaATCTGGCTCTGATGCATGATAACAGCTTTCATGTTGGGTTTccaaaaacaacattacatttccctttgagatcaaagtatttttgaattaattttatagCTCATCTTTGGGAGCCATTACGCTTTTATTCTGGTAAATTTGCTATTCCATTCTCATTGGTGAATCTAATGCCTACAAGTCTTGACTTCTGTCTTTTTTAGTAAATTATATGGATGTAcaaaagctaattatttttcCAAGGAGTTAACAGTTTGAGGTACTTCTACACTAAGCACActgctaaaatataaaatcttgagaagaaaaggaaaataaaatatgaaaaaatattttcacacttAATTCCTTGTCCCACTGTGAACATTATAGTTGAGTGAATCACTCAAGATACATTCCTCAAGCACTTGTTCTTTATGCTgtttatgtaataaataaatgcatatagAAGTGTTGAATTTATCTACCCATCTATCTTTTTGTTCACTAATCATCCATGCATCCAGCTAATAACCCTTCCATTTATTGATCTGTCCATTAATCCAACCTTTCATCCATCAGTTTGGTAATCTAATTTATCCATCAATGTTAGTCTCATCACACATTAATCTGTTCATCCATTCATAAATGTATCCATGTATCAATTTATTATCTACCCATTTGTCTATCCAATATATCTGTCCATCCTtctttaaagtttatattttaaagaaggTATTATATTTAAAGACTAACATATGGAAACTTCAGTTTGGAAAAGTATAATTTTGACTTGGAAATTAATTACAGGAAACCTCTGTAAAAATTATATTGAACCTATTGACTAATACtttatagaatattttttacagacGTGGCTTTCTAAGGTCATGGTTTCTTAGAAGTTATGTTCAAATTCTAATTCATACCATTATAATATCTagatttttatagttttgaatttagaaaaaaaatcgtTTCAACTACACAacgtaaatatttttatttaccgaaactgtaaataaaaaaaatcccacgatggaaaatatatttctttactgCATTAGAAAACAATTCACTGTTTAGCAATTAGCCCGTTAGCGTTAGCCCCACTATACACAAGCGTTGCCCTGACAACGGCTGTTTCGCGGTGCATGATGGGTTGAAATAAAATGCTACCAGAAATACCACAAGGATACGCACCAGTTGACCAATGAGAGCGCTTTGTGCGTTAACGGCAGCCAATTGGAGGAAGTCAAGGCAGCCGTATCCTACCGCCACACACCCACATCACTTTTGTGTCAACCACTTCGCGGGAGTTGTCGCTCCAAGAGCAGTTATCCCATTTAAACTACTCATCGCTTGATACGCTTCCGTTGAAGGTAGGGTGGTAATTTGTGCATTCACGGAGCTGTATTTGAGttgttcagtttattatgtgtgcaatatatttttactgGCAAACGcgttttttaaattgttttttttttccattgtattGAATTACTGTTGGTGTTCTTGGTTTCAGCTAATCAGCAGCATCGTTGCAAGGAAAAAACATCTTCCCATGATACATTACTtactataaaatatattttaaaacattttatcttttcctgcacatttaaaaacaactgggGAGAGTTTTCTTAGTGGCTAATGCATTTTAAGGAGTTGCCGGAGTTATGGTTTTAGCATGATCCTCTAATCAGAGTATAGGTGTAAAAATGTAGACggtaattttaaatgtcttgaGTATCCATAGAAACTACGCAGAGCGCACGTTCATCTCGCAGCCTTTTGATGGAAGTTATGTAACACTTGTAGAAATGGCTCGATCAAACATTATGTATCCGTTATTATGTAATAATGTCGTCGCTGaagagacattttcttttttctctctatgATCTTGACGTGTCCACTGCTTTATTTCCCCCGATGCCGTTGTTGATCAGTGTTGGTACCCTCAGGCAGCCTCTACAGTCACATTATGTATGAGTGTGTGTCAATGCCCTCATCAGGATGATAAATTATCCGCTGTGTTTTGGTTACCCAGAGCAACGCCATGTCTGACAGAAAGCCAGTGATCAAGAATGCCGACATGTCGGAGGACATGCAGCAGGACGCCGTTGAGTGTGCCACACAGGCCCTGGAGAAGTACAACATTGAGAAAGACATTGCTGCATACATTAaaaaggtatatatatatatataaaggctCTCTCCATCATGAAGCATCCAACATCTAAACAGACAAATCCACATGAAACCGTCTTTAACTTATTAAATATACCAATCTATCTGAAtaggtttttgaagattttgtcatgttattgGCATTGTGACCAGGGCTGGATTTAGGATTTAGGAGGGTGTAGGCCCCATGGGTTGGATCCAGTTTTAGTGCCCAACCCATGCAaggtatttttttcagaaatatccAGTCACAGTAGATTGCTAGATAGATACACATCATCCTCAAAGTTTCTAGGCTTAGTCCGGATGAAAATATAGTGTctccaaaacaattttttattcaaactgtcCTTTAAAAACAGGGCATCATTTGAGCAAATCTCTCAATTGCCCCAAAAATCAACCAAAATGTTAGTGACTATGCCAAGCATGTGTATCTAGATCTTGCtgttgttacatttaatttacttGGGGTTGAAGGTTTGTTCTCAAATAGTTGTGTATTGCATACCTACATTAAAATCACCATAATTCATACAATAAAGTATACCGTGTTTGGAAAACATccgattttttgtttgtttggtacATGTGGCCACTAAGAATGATGGGATGATAGACAACAACCTAAAGTTGGAAAAGAATTGCAGGAGTTTTTATACAAATATGTTATGCATAATtgcaaatttacattttattcttgatcctcattttttaaaaataaaccccTAGTCTCTtggtaaaattatttattgaccAAAAACCAACTGATATCTCAGGGCGTGTTTTTTTTAGGCCCTGCTAAATTTATTTAAGCAAGCATATTTatgtcaataaataaatgtcagaacTTAACAAAGCTCGTCCTTTCCATCTTAAGTGTATAGATAATACCCATAGAGGACTGGGGAGGTGGCATCCCTCCACTGTTGTTTTGGGGTGTACATATTTGCAGATTCAAAGACTGTAATTTAATTCTAAGCTATtaataatgttaaataatttagtGCCAAAGCTCCATCCATGTATAGGAGCAAGAGCATAATACAGGAAACTGAAAGCATGTTGCCAATAATTTCCTCCGCTCacaatttaataaacatttagtgATGTAGCTTTACATAACACTGCTGACCCATTAATTCGAGAACAACTTCTGGATtgtttgctaaataaaaaacaattccCTGCATATTTGATCATTCTGAATATCTCTTTTGTTCCTTACAGGAGTTTGACAAGAAATACAACCCGACATGGCACTGCATTGTTGGGAGGAACTTTGGGAGCTATGTTACTCATGAGACCAAGCATTTCATTTACTTCTACCTGGGTCAGGTAGCCATTTTGCTGTTCAAGTCCGGTTAAGGGAAGGCTGCATTTCCCCAAACCTCCGTTGACCATTCAGTACTGACGGACTTCGAAAGGCACTTATCATTCCTTGGCGAGGGGCCGCTGCCTTTTTTTGTGCTGCATtctactttgttgtttttgactaTATAAACCGTGGCCATGTTAAAGAGATAAAacacttgtatttatttttgtcttgttacatTAGACATGTcggttttttaattaaagtgtaAATGTGAAACAGTCTGTGTCGAATGTGTGCTCTGGTCATTTCATTATGCTGGATCAACCATTTTCTGTACCAACTTAAACCTTGAAGGGCAGCAGGGGGCTGGTTCCTATCTGTAAGAGGCAGAGTGCAATCAATCAAGTTTcattgtatagcacatttcaacaaggtagttcaaagagctttacattatGAAAACATCAAGCACATACTGTCACCAGtaacagacattacattttatcaaaagCCATCATCAAATCATCAATACatgtctgaatgttttgttcactgttcattatgtttcaaaagcaactaaacaggtgggtttatAGTCTTGATTTTAAGGAACTCAGTGTTACAGCTGTTAATTTTCTGGAGTTTGTACCAGATTTTTGGTGCGTAggagctgaatgctgcttctccttgtttggttctggttctgggttgCAGAGCAGAACAGAACTAGAAAGCCTGTgagtctggaaggttgatacaacaactttaaagcagatctttaatataatttgatgctaagccgttcagtgatttatactaacagtattttaaagtctattctctgagctacagggaaccagtgtagggactttagaactgggtttATGTgttctatcttcctggttttagtcagagcgcaagcagcagcgttctggattaGCTGCAGTTGTCTGATTTGTTAGGCagacctctgaagacactgttgcagaaatcaatgcgactaaagataaacacacagatgagtttctctaatcctggaaatgttcaagtgatagaaggccgactttgtaccTGTCTTTATGTTGCTCTGAATGTTCAGTcggatgattaatcaattacaagTGTATGTAGTTCACTAAAAATGTGACTGTTCAGGACATACAACCCACAAAAAGTAACTGGAATCAGTTAAGCCTGTTAGCAAAGATTCTTTGTATCCTGCATATTTTCTATCACAAGTGCTCAGTCTCTGTTCTGACAGTCGCTAACTTTATACactcattcaataaattaaaatattgaaaagatcatttatttcattagcTCCAgcatttaatatattaaaaactgattttgatattttctaaattatgaACAGCTATAGAAAACATGACATCTACAATTAGAATATATCAAACCAAttgaaccattttttttaaacagaaaggtGGGCTTAATGTAAAGTGTATTCAATACCTGCTTacaggttattttcaaaagatacttttaatctgacataCCAGACTAAAGCATATAATCTATTTAATATTACTATACTTAAGATTTGTCACAAGGAGTTTGGATTGGCAGCATTGCAACTCTTGGGTGCtgacaaaacctttaaaagtaGTTGAGAGCTTCATCCTCATTTATAAACCGTTCCAGTTTCAGgaaggtgaaaataaaaacagctttcaaaAATCCACCCATGAAAACCTAAGATCATTAGCCACCTTTGACGACATTCTTAAATTGCTCAACAAGCCCTAGAAAAAACTTGAGAAcatcaaactcagaaatttctaaatttttctagaatatttcagGGATTAATCTCTGGAACATTCTATCAAACATATTGATCACATTATCTATCGCAACATTAATTATCGATTCATTGCCCAGCCTTAGCTGAAGGTTTCAGGATTAAATTCATGAAACCTTCAGTCTACAAATACGTTTCCATCCAGAAAATGAGCAGAAGCCGTTAAAACTCCATGATACAAATGGAAGTGGAGGTAAAATAACGAGTCAGTCAATAGATGGTGGTaagtttttattacatatttagaAAACCAGCTTGTGTGGGAAAACGCCATTAGTCAGGGCGAAGGTGGAGCGCAGGTATCCTTTCAGCTGAGGCTCCTTCTTGATGAGGGGCAGCAGCTGAGCATCAACCGCCTTCTGGTCCTCCTTCCTCTGCTCCGTCAGCTGGTACTTCTGCAGATTACACAACAGGTTAACGAGGTCGCTAGGAACACTACGGTGCTACGGAAGCACttagagaccaatttacctccTTTTCCGTATCGAAGATCTCTCCCTCCTGGTGACGGGGCCTCCTCAGCCTCTTCTTCTTGAAGTAAGTGTCGTTGAGGGTTTTGGAGATCTTCATACCAGAGATGTCAATCTTGGTGGTGGTGGCGATAACGAATTTCTGGTGAGCCCTTCGCAGGGGGACTCTGTTCAAGGCAAGTGGGcctgaaaaaagacaaaaacaacaaaaataaaatacaaactaataAATGCAGTTTCAATTTACAATTATATGATATATTTGATCACTGTTATTAATGTCTTACACTCTACAGCAGGAGCAAAGtaagttaaaatataataaaatctgatgttttgaaatgtctcaccCACCCTATACATGAAAGACAAGTCAATTTAATTCAACTACACCTTCCTGAGTCATTGAGtaattaggaataataaatattaattacactgaaacaaacacaaattatgtttttattgtttcgataaaaacacattttaaatgcttaattttattaaacaatcaaattaggcatttaattttactttgctactcaaattaaatgcttaaatagaAAGTccaaaaaaatctcaaatgtttttgcaaagttttctggcatttataaaattgaaataattttggtgattttaactgacataaaacaagtttaGTCTCAACTTCAGACAGtgggaaaatacatttttttaggtgcataaaaatatctggtttcaactgtaaataaaatttttcaaatttaggcttttaatcaaacgtttGATTGCAATTTATTACATAACTGCAGTTTGAAtatacagaaatcaagcactttccagaCCTCGCAGACATCTAAATgaaattcaaggatttcaaACACTCATACAAACcctggtaaataaataaaaaaaaaaaaacaagattttccaGCTGCATAATAACTGCTTATGCAATCTGCAGCCTTACCGGTGACAAGCAGGAGACCA
The genomic region above belongs to Xiphophorus maculatus strain JP 163 A chromosome 12, X_maculatus-5.0-male, whole genome shotgun sequence and contains:
- the LOC102224538 gene encoding dynein light chain 2, cytoplasmic-like, translating into MSDRKPVIKNADMSEDMQQDAVECATQALEKYNIEKDIAAYIKKEFDKKYNPTWHCIVGRNFGSYVTHETKHFIYFYLGQVAILLFKSG
- the polb gene encoding DNA polymerase beta translates to MSKRKAPQESLNEGITDFLVELANYEKNVNRAIHKYNAYRKAASTIAKYPNKIKNGEEAKKLDGVGAKIAEKIDEFLQTGKLRKLEKIRNDDTSSSINFLTRVTGIGPAAARKFVEEGVKTLDDLKKVEHKLNHHQKIGLKYFEEFEKRIPRVEMEKMEVLILGELKKIDPEYIGTICGSYRRGAASSGDIDILLTHPNYTSQTEKQPKLLHAVVDHLESVGFVTDTLSKGDTKFMGVCQLQDTDDDEEEEHLHRRIDIRLIPKDQYYCGVLYFTGSDIFNKNMRTHALEKGFTLNEYTIRPLGVTGMAGEPLLVDSERDIFEYIQYRYREPKDRSE